The region TAAAATTTCATTTTTGATTGGCGAAAAAGCTTCTCTTTCCATCGTCTTAGCTAAAATAGTGTCAAACAGCGCTGCCCGGTCTTCGGCGGTACTGACATGCGATGCTTTTTGGCATGAACATAAAACGGAACAAAGAATCATTAAGAAAATGTTTAAATAGGATTTTATCATTTGTCCTTCCGGTTAGAGACCTTGTCTAATTCTGGTAAGTCCTAAATGCAAGTCATCCCATGATTTAACACAAGTCATCCTGACATAGTCGTCTCCACTGGCGCCAAAAGGCGCCCCTGGCACAAGGGCAATGTGCTGGTCGCTAAGCATTCTTTCTGCAAAGGCTTCTGATTTTTCCCCGGTTTCTGCTATGTTGATCCAGGCATAAAACCCACCTTCCGGCGGCAAACATGACAGCCCGGGTATTTTGTTGATCTCGGTAGCTACAGTGTCGCAGCGTTTCTCCCAATCGACCCACATCTGCTTGACTTCCGGTCGATATTCTTCTGCTAACGCAAAAGCAGCTCCAGCCTGGGTAAACGATCCGGCGCAAGTCATCAGGTGCTGCTGAAATATGACGGCGGCTGAAATAATAGACTCCGGCGCATACATAAAACCTATGCGCCAGCCGCCCATGGAAAATGTCTTGGTAAATCCCATAAGTCCAATTGTGCGTTCTTGCATGCCAGGCCGCGTCGCCAGGCAAATATGCTCGCGGGCTTTCCACGTTACTCGTTCATAAATCTCGTCACAGATGACCCAGAGATTGTGTTTTTGGGCGACAGCCGCAATCATGTCGAGGTCTTCTTCGGCGTGGACCGTACCGGTGGGATTTTGCGGCGAGCACAACAAGATACAGCGGGTGCGCTCGGTAACGGCCGCTTCCAGCTCTGCGTGCGTCCAGCGAAACCTGTTTTCACGGCGAATCGGCACCGGAACCGTCACGCCACCACAAACTCCGATGGTCGCCTGGTAACTGACAAAACAGGGATCTTCAACGATCACTTCGTCTCCGGGACCGATGATTGCCAGCAGCGCCAGAGTTAGCCCGTTTTTGCAGCCCATGGTTGCCATGATAGATTTGTCAGGGTCGAGAGAAAGATTATTTTCCCGCTCCAGTTTACGTGCGACCATTTCAAGGTAGTCATGTTTACCCTGGGCTTTCGTCTGGTGCGTATCCCCGGTCAAAAGGGCTTGGGAGGCAGCCTGATTAATGTAATCCGGGCTGTGCTCAGCAGCCCGTCCTGCTGAAAAGTCGAGAACAGCGATGTCTTTACTTTTTAAATCGGTAGCGATATCGGCAATGCGCACCGTGGCAGAAGAAGGGGTTTGTTTTATCCTCTGCGCGAGGGGCGGCACGACGTTTTCCATCTTAGTTCCTTTCATTTTTAATTTTTCCATCGGCCCTTGCAAAAAGTTCGTGCATTTCTCTCCAAAATTTGTTTAAATGAATCATGCCGTTGCTGGGCCAGCTCAAGAAGCGCCCTGAACTCGAATATCTTTGTAATAGGCCCATGAACTGCGGTAATTGGACTTAGGTTCTCATACCAGGCGATCTTGTTGTTACCCGATGAAGCGGAAAGGACATTGGTATCACCGTCATCGTCCACGACAGCCGAAACACGGAAAATGCCCTGTTTGCGGCTGTGTCGTGATGACCTGCTAAAGCTTTATGGGCGATTTTATCAACGACATGTTTCCATCTTCCTCGTCCCACCAGTTTGTCATATCTTCCTCCTTTTCTTTAATCCTTGTTCTATTTTTGTATTTTCCCGGCAAGCTCAGTTAACGAGCTGCGAAAGTTCTTTTGGTCGAAATTAGCACCAAATACATAAGCTCCGATTATGGTAGTGGCAAAAAGTATAAGAGACCAAATTAAAGTCGTCATGACACCGGTAATTTCACTAGGTATTTTTGCCGGTTTGCCAGTCACCTCAGAATGTACCACCACAAACAATGAAGTCAAAGCAATCAACACGACGATGGCTCC is a window of candidate division KSB1 bacterium DNA encoding:
- a CDS encoding aminotransferase class I/II-fold pyridoxal phosphate-dependent enzyme; translated protein: MKGTKMENVVPPLAQRIKQTPSSATVRIADIATDLKSKDIAVLDFSAGRAAEHSPDYINQAASQALLTGDTHQTKAQGKHDYLEMVARKLERENNLSLDPDKSIMATMGCKNGLTLALLAIIGPGDEVIVEDPCFVSYQATIGVCGGVTVPVPIRRENRFRWTHAELEAAVTERTRCILLCSPQNPTGTVHAEEDLDMIAAVAQKHNLWVICDEIYERVTWKAREHICLATRPGMQERTIGLMGFTKTFSMGGWRIGFMYAPESIISAAVIFQQHLMTCAGSFTQAGAAFALAEEYRPEVKQMWVDWEKRCDTVATEINKIPGLSCLPPEGGFYAWINIAETGEKSEAFAERMLSDQHIALVPGAPFGASGDDYVRMTCVKSWDDLHLGLTRIRQGL